From a single Alloactinosynnema sp. L-07 genomic region:
- a CDS encoding TVP38/TMEM64 family protein: MSGRAAVIVAIGVLGVLVAAGSIVPIPSPAEVRGWASAAGWATPVLFLAVYSVCTVAPIPRTVFNLSAGLLLGEVVGVAVAMLATALAAWFAFALARGLGRRWAEAHLERDAARAVNARLTGGGLAGVISLRLIPMIPFAAMNYCCGLSAIRFRPFLVGTVIGSLPGTAAVVILGDALTGTTPPALLAVYAGLALVGGIGLYVVLRVRKPDTKAAPERLSSIG, translated from the coding sequence GTGTCCGGACGAGCAGCGGTGATCGTCGCCATCGGGGTGCTCGGCGTCCTGGTGGCGGCCGGGTCGATCGTGCCCATCCCCAGCCCGGCCGAGGTGCGCGGCTGGGCGAGCGCGGCGGGCTGGGCCACGCCGGTGCTGTTCCTCGCCGTCTACTCGGTTTGCACGGTGGCGCCGATTCCGCGGACGGTGTTCAACCTGTCGGCGGGTCTGCTGCTCGGTGAGGTCGTCGGCGTGGCCGTGGCGATGCTGGCCACCGCACTCGCCGCCTGGTTCGCGTTCGCGCTGGCCAGGGGCCTGGGCAGGCGCTGGGCCGAAGCCCACCTGGAACGCGACGCGGCCCGCGCGGTCAACGCGCGGCTCACCGGCGGCGGGCTGGCCGGGGTGATCTCCCTGCGCCTGATCCCGATGATCCCGTTCGCCGCGATGAACTACTGCTGCGGGCTGTCGGCCATCCGGTTCCGGCCGTTCCTGGTCGGCACGGTCATCGGCAGCCTCCCCGGCACCGCGGCCGTCGTGATCCTCGGCGACGCGCTGACCGGCACGACACCGCCCGCGCTGCTGGCGGTTTACGCAGGGCTAGCACTGGTCGGCGGCATCGGTCTCTACGTCGTGCTGCGGGTGAGGAAACCGGACACCAAAGCCGCACCAGAGCGCCTGAGCAGCATCGGGTGA
- the purM gene encoding phosphoribosylformylglycinamidine cyclo-ligase, translating into MTDTNEPKVETASATYAAAGVSIEAGDEAVEKLKPWAQKANRPEVMGGIGGFAGLFKLKLDRWKEPILASSTDGVGTKIAVAQALDIHDTVGVDLVAMVVDDLVVCGAEPLFLQDYIAVGKVLPDRIAALVKGISEGCVQAGCALLGGETAEHPGLMADGAYDLSATGVGVVEADQLLGPDKVRPGDVLIAMASTGLHSNGYSLARHVLLEIGRMPLEGHVEEFGRTLGEEMLEPTKIYAKDCLALAAETEVRTFAHITGGGLAANLARVIPHGLHAELDRGTWSPKPVFQLIAQRGRVERPEMEKTFNMGVGMVAVVAPEDVDRALAVLTARHVPSWVLGSIRPAEDADAPRAVMVGDHPRF; encoded by the coding sequence ATGACTGACACCAACGAGCCCAAGGTCGAGACCGCCAGCGCCACCTACGCCGCGGCAGGGGTGAGCATCGAGGCAGGCGACGAGGCCGTCGAGAAGCTCAAGCCGTGGGCGCAGAAGGCCAACCGCCCGGAGGTCATGGGCGGCATCGGCGGGTTCGCGGGGCTGTTCAAGCTCAAGCTCGACCGCTGGAAGGAGCCGATCCTCGCCTCCTCCACCGACGGCGTCGGCACCAAGATCGCCGTGGCCCAGGCCCTCGACATCCACGACACCGTGGGCGTCGACCTGGTCGCCATGGTGGTCGACGACCTGGTCGTGTGTGGCGCCGAGCCGCTGTTCCTGCAGGACTACATCGCCGTCGGCAAGGTCCTGCCGGACCGGATCGCCGCGCTGGTCAAGGGCATCTCCGAGGGCTGCGTCCAGGCAGGCTGCGCGCTGCTGGGCGGCGAGACCGCCGAACACCCCGGCCTCATGGCCGACGGCGCCTACGACCTGTCGGCGACGGGCGTCGGCGTGGTCGAGGCCGACCAGCTCCTCGGCCCGGACAAGGTCCGCCCCGGCGACGTGCTGATCGCGATGGCGTCGACCGGCCTGCACTCCAACGGCTACTCGCTGGCCAGGCACGTGCTGCTGGAGATCGGCCGGATGCCGCTGGAGGGCCACGTCGAGGAATTCGGCCGCACCCTCGGCGAGGAAATGCTGGAGCCGACCAAGATCTACGCCAAGGATTGTTTGGCGTTGGCCGCCGAGACCGAGGTCCGCACCTTCGCCCACATCACCGGCGGCGGCCTCGCGGCCAACCTGGCGCGAGTCATCCCGCACGGCCTGCACGCCGAACTCGACCGTGGCACCTGGTCACCCAAGCCGGTGTTCCAGCTGATCGCCCAGCGCGGCCGGGTGGAGCGCCCGGAGATGGAGAAGACGTTCAACATGGGCGTCGGCATGGTCGCCGTGGTCGCCCCTGAGGACGTCGATCGGGCGCTTGCTGTGCTGACGGCTCGGCACGTCCCGTCCTGGGTCCTCGGCTCCATCCGCCCCGCAGAGGACGCAGACGCCCCGCGCGCCGTCATGGTTGGGGACCACCCGCGGTTCTAG
- a CDS encoding asparaginase: protein MVEVLRSGFVESVHRGSVVVLAPDGTIRLALGEVNEPVFTRSCNKPLQALGLLRAGLDLPDDADLAVGCASHSGEAEHVEQVLGILGKNGLTETDLGCPPDWPLNKASRHRVIASGGGKRAAAMNCSGKHAAMLATAVQQGWDVRDYLSPDHPAQTAIAETVTEMTGEHITTIGVDGCGAPLFALTLSGLATGYTRLVLAEPGTRRRRVADAMRHHPYLVGGTDRDDTELMQAIPGVLVKGGAEGVHGMVLADGTAVAMKIDDGSPRPRTPILVGVLRALGYDAPALADMAERDVLGGGVPVGAARLRDGLLDDLV from the coding sequence TTGGTCGAAGTCCTCCGCTCCGGATTCGTGGAGTCCGTACACCGCGGCTCCGTCGTCGTGCTCGCCCCGGACGGCACCATCCGGCTCGCGCTCGGCGAGGTCAACGAGCCGGTGTTCACCCGGTCGTGCAACAAGCCGCTGCAGGCCCTCGGCCTCCTGCGCGCGGGCCTCGACCTCCCCGACGACGCCGACTTGGCGGTGGGCTGCGCGTCGCACAGCGGCGAGGCCGAGCATGTCGAGCAAGTGCTCGGGATTCTCGGCAAGAACGGGCTCACCGAGACCGACCTGGGCTGCCCCCCGGACTGGCCGCTCAACAAGGCCAGCAGGCACCGGGTCATCGCCAGCGGCGGCGGCAAGCGCGCGGCGGCGATGAACTGCTCCGGCAAGCACGCGGCGATGCTGGCCACGGCTGTGCAGCAGGGCTGGGACGTGCGGGACTATCTGAGTCCAGACCACCCGGCACAGACCGCGATCGCCGAGACCGTCACCGAGATGACCGGCGAACACATCACCACAATCGGCGTCGACGGCTGCGGAGCGCCGCTGTTCGCACTGACCCTGTCGGGGCTGGCGACCGGCTACACCCGACTGGTCTTGGCCGAACCCGGCACCCGGCGTCGCCGCGTCGCCGACGCCATGCGGCACCATCCGTATCTGGTGGGTGGCACCGATCGGGACGACACCGAGCTGATGCAGGCCATTCCCGGTGTGTTGGTCAAGGGCGGGGCTGAGGGCGTGCACGGGATGGTGCTTGCCGATGGCACCGCGGTCGCGATGAAGATCGACGACGGTTCACCTCGACCTCGCACGCCGATCTTGGTTGGCGTACTCCGCGCCTTGGGCTACGACGCTCCGGCCTTGGCAGACATGGCAGAACGGGATGTCCTCGGCGGCGGCGTCCCCGTCGGCGCCGCTCGCCTACGCGACGGCCTGCTGGACGACCTCGTCTAG
- the purF gene encoding amidophosphoribosyltransferase, with product MVTDQFLTGPAESDPNADQPEPEPREECGVFGVWAPGEEVAKLTYYGLYALQHRGQEAAGISVADGQQIVVFKDLGLVSQVFDEQVLSSLRGHVAVGHCRYSTTGSTTWENAQPTFKTTATGSGLSLGHNGNLVNTAELRDKAVEMKAVARNGATTDSDLLTGLLAATAADIGIEQAALRLLPEVRGAYCLVFSDESTLYAARDPHGVRPLVLGRLERGWVVASETAALDIVGASFVREVEPGELIAIDAEGLRSSRFATPEPKGCLFEYVYLARPDTTIAGRGVHATRVEIGRKLAAEFPAEADLVIPVPESGTPAAIGYAQASGIPYGSGLVKNAYVGRTFIQPSQTIRQLGIRLKLNPLRDVIRGKRLVVVDDSVVRGNTQRALVRMLREAGALEVHVRIASPPVRWPCFYGIDFASRAELIANGLDLDGIRRSIGADTLGYVSLEALVAASEQPRTRLCSACFDGEYPIPLPDDARIGKHLLEGIEKGIAGSAAPVLSAGYGAEDALQRP from the coding sequence GTGGTCACCGACCAGTTCTTGACTGGCCCTGCAGAATCCGACCCCAACGCCGACCAGCCGGAACCAGAGCCCCGCGAAGAATGCGGAGTGTTCGGTGTCTGGGCCCCGGGTGAGGAAGTCGCGAAACTCACCTATTACGGACTGTATGCGTTGCAGCACCGTGGGCAGGAGGCCGCGGGCATCTCCGTGGCCGACGGCCAGCAGATCGTGGTGTTCAAGGACCTCGGGCTGGTGAGCCAGGTCTTCGACGAGCAAGTCCTGTCCTCGCTGCGCGGGCACGTCGCGGTCGGCCACTGCCGCTACTCCACGACTGGCTCGACCACCTGGGAGAACGCCCAGCCCACGTTCAAGACCACCGCCACCGGCAGCGGCCTGTCCCTTGGCCACAACGGCAACCTGGTCAACACCGCCGAACTGCGCGACAAGGCTGTCGAGATGAAGGCGGTCGCCCGCAACGGCGCCACCACCGACTCCGACCTGCTCACCGGGCTGCTGGCGGCCACCGCCGCCGACATCGGCATCGAGCAGGCCGCCCTGCGCCTGCTGCCCGAAGTGCGCGGCGCCTACTGCCTGGTCTTCTCCGACGAGTCCACCCTCTACGCCGCCCGCGACCCGCACGGCGTGCGCCCGCTGGTCCTCGGCAGGCTGGAGCGCGGCTGGGTTGTGGCCAGCGAGACCGCCGCCCTCGACATCGTGGGCGCGTCGTTCGTCCGCGAGGTCGAGCCAGGCGAGCTGATCGCCATCGACGCCGAGGGCCTGCGCTCGTCGCGGTTCGCCACCCCGGAGCCCAAGGGCTGCCTCTTCGAATACGTCTACCTCGCCCGGCCCGACACCACCATCGCGGGCCGCGGCGTGCACGCCACCCGGGTCGAGATCGGCCGCAAGCTCGCCGCCGAGTTCCCCGCCGAGGCCGACCTGGTCATCCCGGTGCCCGAGTCCGGCACCCCGGCCGCCATCGGCTACGCCCAGGCCAGCGGCATCCCGTACGGCTCGGGCCTGGTGAAGAACGCCTACGTCGGGCGCACCTTCATCCAGCCGTCGCAGACCATCCGCCAGCTCGGCATCCGGCTCAAGCTCAACCCGCTGCGCGACGTCATCCGCGGCAAGCGGCTCGTCGTGGTGGATGACTCGGTGGTGCGCGGCAACACCCAGCGCGCGCTCGTGCGGATGCTGCGGGAAGCGGGCGCCCTGGAGGTGCACGTCCGCATCGCCTCGCCGCCCGTGCGCTGGCCGTGCTTCTACGGCATCGACTTCGCCTCCCGGGCCGAGCTGATCGCCAACGGACTCGACCTCGACGGCATCCGCCGCTCGATCGGCGCGGACACGCTGGGCTACGTCTCCCTGGAGGCCCTGGTCGCCGCGAGCGAGCAGCCAAGGACCCGGCTCTGCTCGGCCTGCTTCGACGGCGAGTACCCGATCCCGCTGCCCGACGACGCGCGTATCGGAAAGCACCTGCTTGAGGGAATCGAGAAGGGCATCGCGGGCAGCGCGGCCCCCGTTCTCAGCGCCGGGTACGGTGCCGAGGACGCTTTGCAGCGCCCCTGA
- a CDS encoding PPE domain-containing protein, which yields MGMHRWRGYDHPTLHEMINSGPGAAASTPQTAYWEKLQSELAEIDGDLSRKLSELNTAWEGAAGESANAGLTPLQQWATDAESGASGMRASTEYQADIVSRARAEMPEPVPVTTPQPSGWQMAAAGAALLTGNPGPAAIVAGQAMDHEAQEAKQDAAAQKAVDTMDSYQSSSEFNRNTLGTFVPPPDVVVATPAPATQPGGAIGGFTSNFSGTSHNGSTTVPSGYTPPPSTGHGSFVPAPGNGGNVSYTPVGGTPTPSGYIPPASTTPNGYTPPQFTPTNPTPTTPTVPVGQTGGNPPSFGGNLPVKGNLNTPNPTTGGPGAKLPTSTGPGAKPGMPGGLGQGGPGQGGAGQGVGQAGNNAGGMGKGGAAGAGQFGQHGANATGGRGGGAAGKGGMGAGGTGGRGGQGEDDEEYQLADYLVETEDVFGDDRMVSPTVIGETPQQ from the coding sequence ATGGGTATGCACCGCTGGCGGGGGTACGACCACCCGACGCTGCACGAAATGATCAACAGCGGCCCCGGTGCGGCCGCTTCGACACCGCAGACCGCGTACTGGGAGAAGCTGCAGAGCGAGCTCGCCGAGATCGATGGCGACCTCAGCCGCAAGCTCTCCGAGCTCAACACCGCGTGGGAGGGCGCGGCGGGCGAGAGCGCCAACGCCGGGCTCACCCCGCTGCAGCAGTGGGCCACCGACGCCGAGTCCGGCGCGTCGGGCATGCGCGCGTCCACCGAGTACCAGGCCGACATCGTCTCCCGCGCCAGGGCCGAGATGCCCGAGCCGGTCCCGGTGACCACGCCGCAGCCCTCCGGCTGGCAGATGGCCGCCGCGGGCGCCGCGCTGCTCACCGGCAACCCCGGCCCGGCCGCGATCGTGGCAGGCCAGGCGATGGACCACGAGGCGCAGGAAGCCAAGCAGGACGCGGCCGCGCAGAAGGCCGTCGACACGATGGACTCCTACCAGTCCAGCAGCGAGTTCAACCGCAACACGCTCGGCACCTTCGTGCCGCCGCCGGACGTCGTGGTGGCCACCCCGGCGCCCGCGACCCAGCCCGGCGGCGCCATCGGCGGCTTCACCTCGAACTTCAGCGGCACCAGCCACAACGGGTCCACCACGGTCCCGTCCGGCTACACCCCGCCGCCCAGCACCGGGCACGGGAGCTTCGTGCCCGCTCCGGGTAACGGCGGCAACGTCTCCTACACCCCGGTCGGCGGCACGCCGACGCCCAGCGGCTACATCCCGCCCGCGAGCACCACGCCCAACGGCTACACCCCGCCGCAGTTCACCCCGACCAACCCGACGCCGACCACCCCGACTGTCCCGGTCGGCCAGACCGGCGGCAACCCGCCGAGCTTCGGCGGCAATCTCCCGGTCAAGGGCAACCTGAACACGCCGAACCCCACCACCGGCGGTCCCGGCGCCAAGCTGCCGACCTCCACCGGCCCCGGCGCCAAGCCCGGGATGCCCGGTGGTCTCGGCCAGGGCGGTCCCGGTCAGGGCGGCGCGGGTCAGGGTGTCGGCCAGGCGGGCAACAACGCGGGCGGCATGGGCAAGGGCGGCGCGGCGGGTGCCGGGCAGTTCGGCCAGCACGGCGCCAACGCCACCGGCGGCCGCGGCGGCGGCGCCGCGGGCAAGGGCGGCATGGGTGCGGGCGGCACCGGTGGCCGGGGCGGCCAGGGCGAGGACGACGAGGAGTACCAGCTCGCCGACTACCTGGTCGAGACCGAGGACGTGTTCGGCGACGACCGCATGGTCTCGCCGACCGTCATCGGCGAAACCCCCCAGCAGTGA
- a CDS encoding ESX secretion-associated protein EspG, which translates to MPFGAVEVESEPVSLSALEFDVLWEHLSPGTMPLIVKVPSPGKTYEERAQIEDRVWADLDARGLGRKVDVHPEIEHLFGIIARPDREVDGRAFAGRGVRLLTAATEHHAAMAVLSDDRITLRRITVQALASEAVGGLPNWQAGPGQSVTLRTDDFEAAAKASDGTQKSFELGLLGRGVRTDDAVALTRMIGDVQGTGNFGAAARDRLGRRVRGPRVVSFFDTTNGRYVQVRRGSPDGTLWTTISPADPRKLVHQVEEVLTEAQRAAEV; encoded by the coding sequence ATGCCGTTCGGAGCCGTGGAGGTGGAGAGCGAGCCGGTCTCGCTCTCCGCCCTGGAATTCGACGTCCTCTGGGAGCACCTGTCTCCTGGCACCATGCCGCTGATCGTCAAGGTGCCATCGCCGGGCAAGACCTATGAGGAGCGCGCCCAGATCGAAGACCGCGTCTGGGCCGATCTGGACGCGCGCGGGCTCGGCCGCAAGGTCGACGTGCACCCCGAGATCGAGCACCTGTTCGGGATCATCGCCCGCCCCGACCGCGAGGTCGACGGCAGGGCGTTCGCCGGTCGCGGCGTGCGCCTGCTGACCGCCGCCACCGAGCACCACGCCGCCATGGCCGTGCTCAGCGACGACCGGATCACCCTGCGCCGGATCACGGTGCAGGCGCTGGCGAGCGAGGCCGTGGGCGGTCTGCCCAACTGGCAGGCCGGTCCCGGCCAGTCGGTCACCCTGCGCACCGATGATTTCGAGGCCGCGGCCAAAGCCAGCGACGGCACGCAGAAGAGCTTCGAGCTCGGTCTGCTCGGCCGCGGTGTCCGCACCGACGACGCGGTCGCGCTGACCCGGATGATCGGCGACGTCCAGGGCACCGGGAACTTCGGCGCCGCCGCCCGCGACCGCCTCGGCCGCCGCGTCCGCGGGCCGCGGGTGGTGTCGTTCTTCGACACCACCAACGGGCGGTACGTGCAGGTCCGCCGTGGGTCGCCGGACGGGACGCTGTGGACGACGATCTCCCCGGCGGATCCCCGGAAGCTCGTGCACCAGGTTGAGGAAGTCCTCACTGAGGCGCAGCGTGCCGCTGAGGTCTGA
- a CDS encoding helix-turn-helix transcriptional regulator, which produces MSSTVSPVQSRRLARTLRRWRERAGYSVERAADELLCGSGTVSRMETGGSAEPLRVKAALELYGAPGHVIADMVEAAKQRRRRGVLRRPYYDFVSHTFAEYLDLENEAAELSCFQSDIVHGLLQTPSYARALINSGGEVIDAADMDKFLALRMERQQRLTGDNPLVLRVILVEAALYTEVGGKAVLNDQLRHLIDVSESAANVEVRVLPFTAGGHPAVGCNFTVVAFPGIDEAEPEVIYTENVVNFVLQDDAAEVVRFQRIYDQVWGMTLSPTASAELIRRAISKLHSRGGDPQ; this is translated from the coding sequence TTGAGCAGCACGGTCAGTCCGGTCCAGAGCAGGCGATTGGCACGCACGTTGCGGCGCTGGCGCGAACGCGCCGGATACTCGGTGGAACGAGCGGCGGACGAGCTGCTCTGCGGTTCGGGCACCGTCTCCCGCATGGAGACAGGTGGCAGCGCCGAACCCCTGCGTGTCAAAGCCGCCCTTGAGCTGTACGGCGCACCTGGGCACGTGATCGCCGACATGGTTGAAGCCGCCAAACAACGCCGACGGCGCGGCGTGCTGCGCCGCCCGTACTACGACTTCGTGTCCCACACCTTCGCCGAGTACCTCGACCTGGAGAACGAAGCCGCCGAACTGTCCTGCTTCCAGAGCGACATCGTCCACGGCCTACTCCAGACTCCGTCCTACGCACGCGCGCTGATCAACAGCGGAGGCGAGGTCATTGACGCCGCGGACATGGACAAGTTTCTCGCCCTGCGCATGGAGCGCCAGCAACGCCTGACCGGGGACAACCCGCTGGTGCTGCGCGTCATACTCGTTGAAGCGGCGCTCTACACCGAGGTCGGCGGCAAGGCTGTTCTCAATGACCAGCTCCGGCACCTCATCGACGTCTCGGAGTCGGCGGCCAACGTTGAAGTTCGTGTACTTCCCTTCACCGCGGGCGGCCATCCCGCCGTGGGTTGCAACTTCACAGTCGTCGCATTCCCTGGCATCGACGAAGCCGAGCCAGAAGTGATCTACACCGAGAACGTCGTCAACTTCGTCCTGCAGGACGACGCCGCTGAAGTCGTCCGCTTCCAGCGCATCTATGATCAGGTATGGGGGATGACGCTCTCCCCTACCGCGTCGGCCGAACTGATCCGACGCGCGATCTCCAAGCTCCACTCCCGAGGAGGGGACCCGCAATGA
- a CDS encoding DUF3558 family protein, translating into MGTLAPRLAALALTALAVTACTTIDPTPTPVPQPTTSASEPTSTTKKTTAKPTKARPANKDISAVQPCQVAAVVKAPEFGINPEVDGRASDSGSFPGSKGCTVVGFKANLTVGVETVVSQGLDEWTDGIVGTVTPFTVEGYPAALVHTKKTVSCFAVVDVNDGQMMFFQLLVGSPDRQPVTSLDELCAKVRKIAESGTKVVLAG; encoded by the coding sequence ATGGGGACCCTCGCACCACGCCTCGCAGCGCTCGCGCTGACGGCGCTCGCAGTGACGGCATGCACGACCATCGACCCGACGCCGACCCCGGTGCCGCAGCCGACCACCAGCGCTTCCGAACCGACCAGCACAACGAAGAAGACCACGGCCAAACCCACCAAGGCACGCCCGGCGAACAAGGACATCAGCGCGGTCCAGCCGTGTCAGGTGGCCGCCGTGGTCAAGGCGCCGGAGTTCGGGATCAACCCGGAGGTCGACGGCCGCGCGAGTGACTCGGGGTCCTTCCCCGGTTCCAAGGGGTGCACCGTGGTCGGCTTCAAGGCCAACCTCACCGTCGGCGTCGAGACCGTGGTGAGCCAGGGGCTCGACGAATGGACCGACGGCATCGTGGGCACGGTTACCCCGTTCACTGTCGAGGGATATCCGGCCGCCCTCGTCCACACCAAGAAGACGGTGTCGTGCTTCGCCGTGGTCGATGTCAACGACGGCCAGATGATGTTCTTCCAGCTCCTCGTCGGCTCGCCGGACCGACAGCCCGTGACCTCGCTCGACGAGCTGTGCGCCAAGGTGCGCAAGATCGCCGAATCGGGCACGAAAGTCGTCCTCGCCGGATAA
- a CDS encoding NADH:flavin oxidoreductase/NADH oxidase: MLVLFTPLTLRSVTLPNRIAVSPMCQYSARDGLPNDWHLVHLGSRAVGGAGLVIAEATAVDPAGRISPEDTGLWSAEHRDAWRPIAGFIAAQGSVPGIQLAHAGRKASTYSPFTGSGGVADADGGWTPVGPTTEPFVAAYREPVALDEAGIADIVAEFAQSARWAVEAGFQVIEVHAAHGYLLHEFLSPLSNTRTDAYGGSAEGRLRFALEVVAAVRAAVEVPVFVRISASDWTEGGLTVDDSVEIARALAAAGADLIDVSSGGNVPHASIETGPGYQVPFAEAVRRKADVPTAAVGEITEARQAEQIVADGAADLVLLGRELLRDPYWPLRAATELGARTPVPAQYRRVQY, encoded by the coding sequence ATTCTCGTGCTGTTCACGCCCTTGACCCTGCGCTCGGTCACCCTGCCGAACCGGATCGCGGTCAGCCCGATGTGCCAGTACTCCGCCCGCGACGGCCTCCCGAACGACTGGCACCTGGTGCACCTGGGCTCGCGCGCCGTTGGCGGGGCCGGGCTGGTGATCGCCGAGGCCACGGCGGTCGACCCGGCCGGCCGAATCTCGCCGGAGGACACCGGGCTCTGGTCGGCCGAGCACCGCGACGCGTGGCGGCCGATCGCCGGGTTCATCGCCGCGCAGGGATCGGTCCCTGGCATCCAGCTCGCCCACGCGGGCCGCAAGGCGTCGACCTACAGCCCGTTCACCGGGTCCGGCGGCGTCGCCGACGCCGACGGCGGGTGGACCCCGGTGGGTCCGACGACCGAGCCCTTCGTCGCCGCCTATCGCGAGCCGGTGGCGCTGGACGAGGCTGGGATCGCCGACATTGTCGCCGAGTTCGCTCAGTCGGCGCGGTGGGCGGTCGAGGCCGGGTTCCAGGTGATCGAGGTGCACGCCGCGCACGGGTACCTGCTGCACGAGTTCCTGTCGCCGCTGTCCAACACCCGGACCGACGCGTACGGCGGCTCGGCCGAGGGGCGGCTGCGGTTCGCGCTGGAGGTCGTCGCGGCGGTTCGGGCGGCGGTGGAGGTGCCGGTGTTCGTCCGGATCTCGGCGTCGGACTGGACCGAGGGCGGGCTGACTGTCGACGACAGCGTGGAGATCGCCCGCGCGCTGGCCGCGGCGGGCGCGGACCTGATCGACGTGTCCAGCGGCGGCAACGTGCCGCACGCGAGCATCGAGACGGGGCCGGGCTATCAGGTGCCGTTCGCGGAGGCGGTCCGGCGCAAGGCCGACGTGCCGACCGCCGCGGTCGGCGAGATCACCGAGGCGCGTCAGGCCGAACAGATCGTCGCCGACGGTGCCGCGGACCTGGTGCTGCTAGGCCGCGAGCTATTGCGTGACCCGTACTGGCCACTGCGCGCGGCGACCGAGCTGGGTGCGCGGACGCCGGTGCCTGCCCAGTACCGCCGCGTGCAGTACTGA
- a CDS encoding DUF397 domain-containing protein — MINETLSHARWRKSSKSQPNGSCVELATDGTTWGAIRDSKHPNGVPVLLPVNALTTLIRTAPKLGVE, encoded by the coding sequence ATGATCAATGAAACCCTCTCCCACGCGCGGTGGCGGAAGAGTTCCAAGTCGCAACCCAACGGCTCTTGCGTCGAACTGGCAACCGACGGCACGACGTGGGGTGCGATACGCGACAGCAAGCACCCCAATGGCGTGCCGGTCCTGCTTCCGGTCAACGCACTCACGACGCTCATCCGAACTGCTCCCAAACTGGGCGTCGAATAG
- a CDS encoding sterol carrier family protein: MPGRKPVDPVELRAAVSAWLAEPDPPRPIVAAAVRLSLRTLEDLAPGHTVEVRVPPFAAVQCVEGPRHTRGTPPNVVETDPRTWLLLATGRLTWEDAVAAGRITASGLRADLAAYLPLIRD, from the coding sequence TTGCCCGGACGTAAACCTGTCGATCCGGTGGAGCTTCGCGCCGCCGTGTCGGCTTGGCTCGCCGAGCCGGACCCGCCGCGGCCGATCGTGGCCGCGGCGGTCCGGCTGAGCCTGCGCACGCTGGAGGACCTCGCGCCCGGCCACACGGTTGAGGTGCGGGTGCCGCCGTTCGCCGCGGTGCAGTGTGTCGAGGGTCCCCGGCACACCCGCGGCACGCCGCCGAACGTTGTCGAGACCGACCCGCGCACGTGGCTCTTGTTGGCCACTGGCCGTTTGACCTGGGAAGACGCTGTGGCGGCTGGTCGGATCACGGCGTCCGGGCTGCGCGCCGACCTGGCCGCTTACCTGCCCTTGATTCGGGATTGA
- the arfB gene encoding alternative ribosome rescue aminoacyl-tRNA hydrolase ArfB, which produces MNEELVVSTKLVIPAAELRERFSRSSGPGGQGVNTADSRVELSFDVKHSPSVPDDLRVRMLARLGSRLVDGVVTIAASEYRAQLANRQAARERLAMLLRQAAEPPPPARRATKPSRGAKERRITAKKQRAETKRGRRTPPID; this is translated from the coding sequence GTGAACGAAGAGTTGGTGGTGTCCACGAAGCTGGTGATCCCAGCGGCCGAGCTGCGTGAGCGGTTCTCTCGGTCGTCGGGTCCCGGCGGCCAGGGCGTGAACACCGCCGACAGCCGCGTCGAGCTGTCGTTCGACGTCAAGCATTCCCCCTCGGTCCCCGACGACCTGCGCGTCCGAATGCTCGCCCGCCTAGGCAGCAGGCTCGTCGACGGCGTCGTCACCATCGCCGCCAGCGAGTACCGCGCGCAGTTGGCCAACCGCCAGGCCGCCCGCGAGCGCCTCGCGATGCTCCTGCGTCAAGCCGCCGAGCCGCCGCCGCCCGCGCGTCGGGCGACCAAGCCGTCGCGGGGCGCCAAGGAACGACGGATCACGGCGAAGAAGCAGCGCGCGGAGACCAAGCGGGGCAGGCGGACGCCTCCCATAGACTGA
- a CDS encoding DUF3073 domain-containing protein — protein sequence MGRGRAKAKQTKVARELKYSSHATDFDALQRELSGGKDDGHETRDQFDDSSDDEYDEYRR from the coding sequence ATGGGGCGCGGCCGAGCTAAGGCCAAGCAGACGAAGGTGGCCCGGGAGCTCAAGTACAGCTCACACGCCACGGACTTCGACGCCCTGCAGCGTGAGCTGTCGGGCGGCAAAGACGACGGTCACGAGACCCGTGACCAATTCGACGACTCGTCCGACGACGAGTACGACGAATATCGGCGATGA